In Populus nigra chromosome 1, ddPopNigr1.1, whole genome shotgun sequence, one genomic interval encodes:
- the LOC133678955 gene encoding phosphatidylinositol 4-kinase gamma 2-like, whose protein sequence is MSVVDVGLSPIFKESGHFLPGYCGQKGPVIEDSSILIYISVGGSSIPMRVFEFDSIAAVKLRIQTRNGFVVNKQKLVFGGRELARNDSLVKDYGVTRGNVLHLVLKLSDLLFVIVRTNCGEEFEFHVDRYRNVGYIKQRIFKEGKGFVDVEDQEIFYNGKKLDDQKIVDDICNDNDAAIHLLVEKSAKVRAKPLEKDFEILVVAANSTEKRDRSIDGGENRSEEVPVLSKERSGRNFMLEPVIVNPKVKLNSVFWNMINSALDGLEKGNAPIRSSEGTGGTYFLQDPSGQEFVSVFKPVDEEPLAVNNPQGLPVSSNGEGLKRGTRVGEGALREVAAYILDHPRSGPRAVNGETIGFAGVPPTVIVQCLHKGFNHPEGFENATEYAKIGSLQMFMKNEGNCEDIGPGAFPVEEVHKISVFDIRMANTDRHAGNILISTGKDGQIILIPIDHGYCLPEKFEDCTFDWLYWPQARQPYSPEVVDYINSLDAEHDIALVQFYGWNIPLECARVLRISTMLLKKGVERGLTPFAIGSIMCRENLNKESVIEEIIREAEDSLLPGMSEAAFLEAVSNIMDYRLDEFTE, encoded by the exons aTGTCTGTTGTTGATGTTGGTTTGAGTCCGATTTTTAAAGAATCAGGTCATTTTCTTCCTGGTTATTGTGGTCAAAAGGGACCAGTAATCGAGGATTCATCGATTCTAATTTATATTAGCGTGGGTGGTTCTTCAATTCCTATGAGGGTTTTCGAGTTTGATTCTATAGCTGCAGTGAAGCTAAGGATTCAGACAAGGAATGGTTTTGTAGTGAATAAGCAGAAGTTAGTTTTTGGAGGGAGGGAATTGGCAAGAAATGATTCTCTTGTTAAGGATTATGGGGTCACTAGGGGCAATGTCTTGCACTTGGTTCTCAAGCTCTCTGATCTCTTGTTTGTCATTGTAAGGACCAATTGTGGAGAGGAATTTGAGTTTCATGTGGATAGGTATAGGAATGTTGGGTACATAAAGCAACGAATATTTAAAGAAGGTAAGGGATTTGTTGATGTTGAGGACCAGGAGATCTTTTATAATGGAAAAAAGCTTGATGATCAGAAAATTGTTGATGATATATGTAATGATAATGATGCTGCCATCCATTTGTTGGTTGAAAAATCTGCCAAAGTGAGGGCTAAGCCTTTGGAAAAGGATTTTGAGATTTTGGTAGTGGCAGCAAATTCCACTGAGAAGAGAGATAGGTCAATTGATGGAGGAGAGAACCGATCCGAAGAGGTTCCTGTTCTCTCAAAGGAGCGATCTGGCAGAAATTTCATGCTGGAACCGGTTATTGTTAATCCTAAGGTGAAGCTGAATTCGGTTTTTTGGAACATGATTAACTCTGCACTTGATGGATTGGAAAAAGGTAATGCACCCATCCGATCTTCTGAGGGAACAGGAGGGACTTACTTTTTGCAGGATCCATCAGGTCAGGAGTTTGTATCTGTTTTTAAGCCTGTTGATGAGGAGCCTCTGGCTGTGAATAACCCCCAGGGGCTGCCCGTGTCATCGAATGGTGAGGGTTTAAAAAGGGGGACAAGGGTAGGAGAAGGAGCATTGAGGGAAGTTGCGGCTTACATATTGGATCATCCAAGGAGTGGTCCACGGGCAGTAAATGGAGAAACTATAGGCTTTGCTGGGGTCCCCCCTACAGTCATCGTTCAATGCTTGCACAAAGGATTTAACCATCCAGAAGGGTTTGAAAATGCAACGGAGTATGCCAAGATCGGGTCTTTACAGATGTTTATGAAGAACGAGGGGAACTGTGAGGACATCGGTCCCGGGGCTTTCCCGGTGGAGGAGGTGCACAAGATCAGTGTGTTCGATATAAGAATGGCCAATACAGATAGGCATGCTGGGAATATATTGATTAGCACAGGGAAGGATGGTCAAATAATACTCATTCCAATTGATCATGGTTACTGCTTGCCTGAAAAA TTTGAAGATTGCACATTTGACTGGCTTTACTGGCCACAAGCCCGCCAGCCGTACTCACCCGAAGTTGTTGACTACATAAACTCACTGGATGCTGAACATGACATCGCACTAGTGCAATTCTATGGGTGGAATATTCCTCTTGAGTGTGCCCGCGTCCTTCGTATCTCCACTATGCTTCTGAAGAAAGGGGTAGAGAGAGGTCTCACTCCTTTTGCTATCGGAAGCATCATGTGTAGAGAGAACTTGAATAAGGAATCTGTGATCGAGGAGATTATTCGTGAAGCAGAAGATTCTTTGCTCCCTGGTATGAGTGAAGCTGCATTTCTCGAAGCTGTCTCCAATATCATGGACTACCGACTTGATGAATTCACAGAATAA